One part of the Vitis riparia cultivar Riparia Gloire de Montpellier isolate 1030 chromosome 15, EGFV_Vit.rip_1.0, whole genome shotgun sequence genome encodes these proteins:
- the LOC117931749 gene encoding FCS-Like Zinc finger 3, with translation MAASSSSSPRSGLLYYAGCEEYPHQPHFLEACFLCQKPLGNNADIFMYRGNTPFCSKECRQEQMEFDEAKEKSWNMRSLRQSDSNKSSSNKTVRSGTVAVA, from the exons ATggcagcttcttcttcttcttctcccagATCAGGCTTGCTTTATTACGCCGGGTGTGAGGAGTACCCCCACCAGCCCCATTTCTTGGAAGCTTGTTTTCTATGCCAGAAACCACTTGGAAACAACGCAGACATCTTCATGTACAG AGGGAACACTCCATTTTGTAGCAAAGAGTGCAGACAAGAGCAGATGGAGTTTGATGAAGCCAAAGAGAAGAGCTGGAATATGAGGTCTCTTAGACAATCGGACTCCAACAAGTCTTCCAGCAACAAAACTGTACGGTCAGGCACAGTTGCAGTGGCTTAA
- the LOC117931655 gene encoding pentatricopeptide repeat-containing protein At5g41170, mitochondrial-like has product MSATARRLRITLKVCHSSHFLSSSTSHTLNISQTLHKTLDFHTRSSSCSSCSSIIPQKIDFLDQFSPFPSSSSSKFSINPNERRKIVVGLSKMIKQSQGYVLRGFSQKFCPCFLVKIMKLLESREIAFAFFKFAFQDDSESTIRSCCVAAHLLAAEELRHVAQDVLWWVIARIGVLRSGDLVEFMWRGHHVYESDFSVLDSLMRAFVNAEMGFQALEILGRMREVGVRPSASGVAILFKLLLRVGDYGNVWKLFKDVIRRGPRPCKYTFSGIILGFCRKGCIHLGESLLHLMPKFHCEPNAFAYNIVINACCIRGRTSDALAWFNLMIERGCNPTVVTFNTVINAFCKEGNVVEARKLFDGLKEMGFSPNTIMYNTLMNGYVKMREIDQANMLYEEMRKKGIAPDGITFNILVSGHYKYGREEDGDRLLKDISVLGLLPDRSLFDISVSGLCWAGRLDEAMEFLIDMLEKGLSPSIIAFNSVIAAYSQAGLEDKAFEAYKLMVHFGLTPSPSTCSSLLMGLSINGRLQEATELIGQMIEKGLSVNNVAFTVLLDKFFKRGDVVGAQSLWGEMERRGIFPDVVAFSAFIDGLSKQSLVEEAYNVFLEMLRKGLIPNNFAYNSLICGFCKCGKLNEALKLEKVMRHRGLLPDIFTTNMIIGGLCKQGRMQSAINVFMDMHQTGLSPDIITYNTLINGYCKAFDMVNADNLVNRMYASGSSPDLTTYNIRIHGFCSSQRMNRAVLMLDELVSAGIVPNTVTYNSMLNGVCSDILDRAMILTARLLKMAFVPNVVTANLLLSQFYKQGMPERTLMWGHKLSEIPYAFDEITYKIMDKANHILEDADFSRVTSAKSLFLDFLMYITYDYFCRYRPHSETTQHPLKLIDRSYSGS; this is encoded by the coding sequence ATGTCTGCTACTGCGCGCCGTTTGCGCATTACTCTCAAGGTGTGTCACTCTTCTCACTTCCTCTCTTCATCTACATCGCATACTCTCAACATTTCGCAAACCCTCCACAAAACCCTGGATTTTCACACACGTTCTTCTTCTTGTAGTAGTTGTTCTTCAATTATTCCCCAAAAAATCGATTTTCTTGATCAGTTTTCGCCTTTTCCTAGCTCAAGTTCTTCGAAATTTAGTATCAATCCGAATGAGCGGCGAAAAATTGTGGTTGGCTTGTCGAAGATGATCAAACAAAGTCAAGGATATGTATTGAGGGGATTTTCACAGAAATTTTGCCCATGTTTTCTAGTAAAGATCATGAAACTATTGGAAAGTCGGGAAATTGCGTTTGCATTCTTCAAATTTGCATTTCAGGACGATTCGGAGAGTACCATTAGGTCGTGTTGTGTTGCGGCGCATCTTTTAGCAGCCGAAGAGCTTCGGCACGTCGCGCAAGATGTGCTTTGGTGGGTGATTGCTAGGATTGGAGTGTTGCGGAGTGGGGATTTGGTGGAGTTTATGTGGAGAGGGCACCATGTTTATGAGTCCGATTTTTCAGTTCTTGATTCCCTTATGAGGGCCTTTGTGAATGCGGAAATGGGTTTTCAGGCTTTGGAGATTTTAGGTAGAATGAGGGAGGTTGGTGTGAGGCCGAGTGCATCAGGGGTAGCaattcttttcaaattattgcTTAGAGTTGGTGATTATGGTAACGTGTGGAAGTTGTTTAAGGATGTGATTCGGAGAGGTCCTCGACCTTGTAAGTATACATTCAGTGGGATAATTCTTGGGTTTTGTAGAAAAGGCTGTATCCATCTTGGAGAGAGTTTATTGCATTTGATGCCAAAGTTTCATTGTGAACCCAATGCTTTTGCATATAACATTGTGATCAATGCATGTTGCATCAGGGGCCGAACCTCTGATGCATTAGCGTGGTTCAATTTGATGATTGAAAGGGGTTGTAATCCTACTGTCGTTACATTTAACACAGTTATCAATGCCTTTTGCAAGGAGGGGAATGTGGTAGAAGCAAGGAAACTCTTTGATGGACTTAAAGAGATGGGTTTCTCTCCAAATACCATTATGTATAACACACTAATGAATGGATATGTTAAGATGAGAGAGATTGATCAGGCAAACATGCTCTATGAAGAAATGAGGAAAAAGGGTATAGCTCCTGATGGCATAACTTTTAACATTTTAGTGTCTGGGCACTACAAATATGGAAGGGAAGAGGATGGGGATAGACTGTTGAAGGATATATCTGTATTGGGATTGCTTCCAGATCGGTCATTATTTGATATTTCAGTTTCAGGGCTGTGTTGGGCAGGTAGGTTGGATGAGGCTATGGAGTTTTTGATAGATATGCTTGAGAAAGGTTTATCTCCTAGCATAATTGCTTTTAACTCTGTTATTGCTGCTTACAGCCAAGCAGGGTTAGAAGATAAAGCTTTTGAAGCTTATAAACTCATGGTACATTTTGGTTTGACTCCTTCACCTTCCACATGCAGTTCTCTGCTTATGGGTCTGTCTATAAACGGGAGGCTGCAAGAAGCAACAGAGCTTATAGGTCAGATGATAGAGAAAGGTTTATCAGTCAATAACGTGGCTTTCACAGTGCTTCTAGACAAGTTTTTTAAGAGAGGAGATGTGGTGGGGGCACAAAGTTTGTGGGGAGAAATGGAAAGGAGAGGAATATTTCCTGATGTTGTTGCCTTCTCAGCCTTCATTGATGGACTTTCTAAACAAAGTCTGGTGGAGGAGGCTTACAATGTGTTTTTAGAAATGTTAAGGAAAGGGTTAATTCCAAATAACTTTGCATATAACTCTTTGATTTGTGGTTTTTGCAAGTGTGGAAAGCTGAATGAGGCATTGAAGCTGGAGAAAGTGATGAGGCACAGAGGTCTTCTCCCTGATATTTTCACCACCAATATGATCATTGGTGGGCTTTGTAAACAGGGCAGGATGCAGTCAGCAATCAATGTCTTTATGGACATGCACCAGACCGGATTGTCCCCAGATATTATTACATACAACACTTTGATCAATGGGTATTGTAAAGCTTTTGACATGGTTAATGCAGATAATTTGGTGAATAGAATGTATGCCAGTGGGAGTAGCCCAGATCTCACAACCTATAATATACGTATCCATGGTTTTTGTAGCAGCCAGCGGATGAATCGAGCTGTGTTGATGTTAGATGAGCTTGTTTCAGCTGGTATTGTTCCAAATACAGTAACATACAACAGTATGCTGAATGGTGTTTGTAGTGACATACTGGATCGTGCTATGATTTTGACTGCAAGATTGCTTAAGATGGCATTTGTCCCAAATGTAGTAACGGCTAATTTATTGTTGTCTCAATTTTACAAGCAAGGAATGCCCGAGAGAACCCTGATGTGGGGGCACAAGTTGAGTGAGATTCCCTATGCCTTTGatgaaattacatataaaataatggaCAAAGCCAATCACATACTAGAAGATGCTGATTTTTCAAGAGTAACATCTGCAAAGAGCCTCTTCCTGGACTTCCTTATGTACATTACATATGATTATTTTTGTAGATATAGACCTCACAGTGAAACAACTCAGCATCCTCTTAAACTGATTGACAGAAGTTACAGTGGGTCCTGA